In the genome of Polaribacter atrinae, one region contains:
- the rsmA gene encoding 16S rRNA (adenine(1518)-N(6)/adenine(1519)-N(6))-dimethyltransferase RsmA, with protein sequence MSVKAKKHLGQHFLTDETIAQDIANALTGNGYDDVLEIGPGMGVLTKYLLPKKAKVTVMELDRESVAYLHETFPLEHIKLDTSKEHFEIIEGDFLKNQIQEIFNKKQVAIIGNFPYNISTQIVFKAIENREYVPEFAGMFQKEVAMRIAEKEGSKVYGILSVLTQAFFDVEYLFTVPPTVFNPPPKVDSGVIRLVRKKDYSLPVDEKLFFRVVKTAFNQRRKMLRSSLKSFNISDTLKEDPIFAKRPEQLSVSEFISLTQKLAENDVRNH encoded by the coding sequence ATGTCAGTTAAAGCAAAAAAACATTTAGGTCAGCATTTTTTAACAGATGAAACCATAGCACAAGATATTGCCAATGCATTAACTGGTAATGGATATGATGATGTCTTAGAAATTGGCCCTGGAATGGGTGTTTTAACCAAATATTTATTACCAAAAAAAGCAAAGGTTACTGTCATGGAATTAGACAGAGAATCTGTTGCTTATTTGCATGAAACATTCCCTTTAGAGCACATTAAGTTAGACACTTCTAAAGAACATTTCGAAATTATTGAAGGCGATTTTTTAAAGAATCAAATTCAAGAGATTTTCAACAAAAAGCAAGTAGCAATTATTGGTAATTTCCCTTATAATATTTCTACACAAATTGTTTTTAAAGCGATAGAAAATAGAGAGTACGTACCAGAATTTGCTGGTATGTTTCAAAAGGAAGTAGCCATGCGAATTGCAGAAAAAGAAGGAAGTAAAGTGTACGGAATTTTGTCTGTTTTAACACAAGCCTTTTTTGATGTAGAATACTTATTTACGGTTCCGCCAACAGTATTTAATCCACCTCCAAAGGTAGACTCTGGTGTAATACGCTTAGTTCGTAAAAAAGATTATTCGTTACCTGTAGATGAAAAACTATTTTTTAGAGTTGTAAAAACAGCATTTAATCAACGAAGAAAAATGCTTCGTTCTAGTTTAAAGTCTTTCAATATTTCGGATACCTTAAAGGAAGACCCTATCTTTGCGAAACGCCCAGAACAATTATCTGTTTCTGAGTTTATTTCACTTACGCAAAAATTAGCAGAAAATGACGTTCGAAATCACTGA
- a CDS encoding DUF4286 family protein translates to MYIYNVTINIDETVHKEWLTFMETHILTVLNTGRFTAAKLTEVLVEEEMGGRTYSIQYTANTREDLDDYYKHEAETLQQKSLQKFGDKMLAFRTELKLIKEFYPTNASN, encoded by the coding sequence ATGTACATATACAACGTAACTATAAATATAGATGAAACCGTTCATAAAGAATGGCTTACATTTATGGAAACTCATATTTTAACAGTCTTAAATACTGGTAGATTTACTGCAGCAAAACTAACTGAAGTTTTGGTAGAAGAAGAAATGGGTGGTAGAACTTATTCTATACAATATACTGCAAATACTAGAGAAGATTTAGACGATTATTATAAACACGAGGCAGAAACATTGCAACAGAAAAGTCTTCAAAAATTTGGTGATAAAATGTTAGCTTTTAGAACAGAATTAAAATTGATAAAAGAATTTTATCCTACAAATGCTAGTAATTAA
- a CDS encoding tetratricopeptide repeat protein, with the protein MAEDYYREGEYEKATQIFKNLYSNNLFNTTYLSRLISCYQETNKFSEVEKLLKTALDKDPKQAFFYVHLGYNYQRQQLTELAEKNYAIALNSIDTNSFYGGFIGRLFKDYNLLDHAILAYTKTMAKNKKADYNFRIAQIYGEKGNLKKMFEAYFKLVDKNIENYDLVKRYTSSYITDDAKNEANILFRKTLLKKSASNPKDVWNVLLSWLFTQQKDYNKAFTQEKALYKRNPVDLNSVFDLGKIAFENKDYSTAKECFYFITQQKTLQIEKIEASLYLTKIAVATNNPEVEKMFLSLFNQYGKNTSTIKLQVEYADFLTFKKDKPNEAKTVLEEALNYSRSRFDKARIKLKLGDILVFTGNYNKALIYFSQIQTQLKNHELAQQARFKVAQTSYYKADFAWAKAQLKVLKGSTTQLIANDALELFLKITDNEPVDSIPSGLKQLAKAELLSYQNKNEEALTELQGLFTPKNVFENGLTPGEVIYDDVLFFEAKLFIKQKKYEDAIVSLSKIIAADNQGIYADDVYYEMAELYNNQLNNPEKASEYYQKIIFDYSSSIYLVDARKKYRKLRGDKV; encoded by the coding sequence TTGGCGGAAGATTACTATAGAGAGGGAGAATATGAAAAAGCAACTCAAATTTTTAAAAACTTATACTCTAATAACCTTTTTAATACAACCTATTTAAGTAGATTAATTTCTTGCTATCAAGAAACCAATAAATTTAGTGAAGTAGAAAAACTATTAAAAACCGCACTTGACAAAGACCCTAAACAAGCTTTTTTTTATGTGCATTTAGGGTACAATTACCAAAGACAACAATTAACGGAGTTAGCAGAAAAAAATTACGCTATAGCTTTAAACTCTATTGATACAAACAGTTTTTATGGTGGTTTTATTGGTAGACTTTTTAAAGATTATAACCTTTTAGATCATGCAATTTTAGCTTACACAAAAACAATGGCTAAAAATAAAAAGGCAGATTATAACTTTAGAATTGCTCAGATTTATGGAGAAAAAGGGAACCTAAAAAAAATGTTTGAAGCTTACTTTAAGCTCGTTGATAAAAACATTGAAAATTACGATTTAGTAAAAAGATATACAAGTAGTTATATTACAGATGATGCAAAAAATGAAGCAAATATTTTATTTAGAAAAACACTTTTAAAAAAATCTGCAAGTAACCCAAAAGATGTTTGGAATGTATTATTAAGTTGGCTTTTTACACAACAAAAAGATTATAATAAAGCCTTTACACAAGAAAAAGCTTTGTACAAAAGAAACCCTGTTGACTTAAATTCGGTTTTTGATTTAGGAAAAATAGCTTTTGAAAACAAAGATTATAGTACTGCTAAAGAATGTTTTTATTTTATTACCCAACAAAAAACTTTACAAATAGAAAAAATTGAAGCTTCTTTATACCTTACAAAAATAGCTGTAGCAACGAATAATCCTGAAGTAGAAAAAATGTTTCTATCTCTTTTTAATCAGTACGGTAAAAATACATCAACCATAAAATTACAAGTGGAGTATGCTGATTTTTTAACTTTTAAAAAAGACAAACCAAACGAAGCTAAAACTGTTTTAGAAGAAGCTTTAAACTATTCTCGATCACGATTTGACAAAGCAAGAATAAAATTAAAGTTAGGAGATATTTTGGTTTTTACAGGGAACTACAACAAAGCATTAATCTATTTTTCTCAAATTCAAACGCAACTTAAAAATCACGAATTAGCACAACAAGCACGTTTTAAAGTAGCTCAAACAAGTTATTATAAAGCAGATTTTGCATGGGCTAAAGCACAGTTAAAAGTATTAAAAGGCTCTACAACACAATTAATTGCTAATGATGCATTAGAGCTGTTTTTAAAAATTACAGATAATGAACCAGTAGACTCTATTCCGTCTGGATTAAAGCAATTGGCAAAAGCAGAACTACTTTCTTATCAGAATAAAAATGAGGAAGCATTAACGGAATTACAGGGTTTATTTACACCTAAAAATGTTTTTGAAAACGGATTAACACCAGGAGAAGTTATTTATGATGATGTCTTATTTTTTGAAGCAAAACTATTCATCAAACAAAAAAAATATGAGGATGCTATTGTAAGTTTGTCTAAAATTATTGCAGCCGACAATCAAGGTATTTATGCAGATGATGTGTATTATGAAATGGCAGAATTGTATAATAATCAATTAAACAATCCAGAAAAAGCTTCAGAATACTATCAAAAGATTATTTTTGACTATTCTTCTAGTATTTATCTAGTAGATGCTAGAAAAAAATATCGAAAATTAAGAGGAGATAAAGTTTAG
- a CDS encoding aminotransferase class V-fold PLP-dependent enzyme has translation MINVDKIRADFPILKRTVHGKPLVYFDNAATSQTPQVVIDAIVDYYSNYNANIHRGVHTLSQEATDKYEQARIKIQHHFNAKEAYEIILTAGTTDSINRVAAGFASLLNTGDEIIVSALEHHSNIVPWQMLCEKTGTILKVIPMLEDGSLNMEAYHNLLNDKTKLVFCNHVSNALGTVNPIEVIINAAHKVNAAVLIDGAQATPHIKPDVQALNVDFYVASAHKLCGPTGVGMLYGKQEWLEKLPPYQGGGEMIATVTFEKTTYAGLPHKFEAGTPNICGGIAFGAAIDYLNSIGFDEIAAYENELLAYGTQELLKIEGLKIYGTTKDKTAVISFNVNDIHPYDIGSILDKLGIAVRTGHHCAQPIMDFYKIPGTIRASFSFYNTKEEIDVLVAGLKRAVMMLS, from the coding sequence ATGATAAATGTTGATAAAATTAGAGCAGATTTTCCAATTCTAAAAAGAACGGTTCACGGAAAACCTTTAGTCTATTTTGATAATGCTGCCACTTCACAAACACCACAAGTTGTTATTGATGCCATTGTAGATTATTATAGTAATTACAATGCTAATATTCATAGAGGTGTACATACTTTAAGTCAGGAAGCAACCGATAAATATGAACAAGCGCGTATTAAAATTCAGCATCATTTTAATGCAAAAGAAGCGTATGAGATTATTTTAACTGCTGGTACAACAGACAGTATTAATAGAGTTGCTGCCGGTTTTGCATCACTTTTAAACACAGGCGACGAAATTATTGTTTCAGCTTTAGAACACCATTCTAATATTGTGCCTTGGCAAATGTTGTGCGAAAAAACAGGCACTATTTTAAAGGTCATTCCGATGTTAGAAGACGGTTCTTTAAACATGGAAGCTTACCACAATTTATTGAATGACAAGACAAAATTGGTTTTTTGTAACCATGTTTCTAACGCATTGGGAACCGTTAACCCAATTGAAGTAATTATTAATGCTGCACATAAAGTAAACGCTGCTGTTTTAATAGATGGAGCTCAGGCTACACCTCATATTAAACCAGATGTACAAGCTTTAAACGTTGATTTTTATGTAGCTTCTGCCCATAAATTATGTGGACCAACAGGTGTTGGAATGTTATACGGAAAACAAGAATGGTTAGAAAAACTACCGCCTTACCAAGGTGGTGGAGAAATGATAGCTACCGTAACTTTCGAAAAAACAACCTATGCTGGTTTGCCTCATAAATTTGAAGCTGGAACACCAAATATTTGTGGAGGAATTGCTTTTGGAGCTGCCATAGATTATCTAAATTCTATTGGTTTTGATGAAATTGCTGCGTATGAAAATGAACTTTTAGCTTACGGTACACAAGAACTTTTAAAGATTGAAGGCTTAAAAATTTACGGAACTACTAAAGATAAAACAGCGGTAATTTCTTTTAATGTAAATGATATTCATCCTTATGATATTGGATCTATATTAGATAAATTAGGAATTGCCGTTAGAACAGGCCATCATTGTGCACAACCCATTATGGACTTTTATAAAATACCAGGAACCATAAGAGCATCTTTCTCTTTCTACAACACAAAAGAAGAAATAGATGTTTTAGTTGCTGGACTAAAAAGAGCTGTAATGATGTTGTCTTAA
- a CDS encoding TonB-dependent receptor, translated as MIKKLILLAFIAFSSVAMVGQTTVTGTVTDAKTGETIPGANIKISRKALGTTTDFDGKFVLDVSDNPPFTLEISVLGFHVEKVEITKNNQKVMVSLVENETSLDEIVVSASRTPERVMESPVTIERMDSRAIKNTSAPSFYDGLENLKGVDVNTNSLTFKSVNTRGFATFSNTRFMQLVDGMDNSSPALNFALGNLLGMSELDVNTVELLPGASSALYGANAFNGIMFMTSKNPFDDQGISVSLKGGITSQEAAGDNEFYDFNIRMAHAFSDKFAAKATLSYLKGEEWHATDYRNTKDGVYVSGDRDSDRNYDGLNVYGDEVSTNLRGVAQTLEGLGILPAGASALLPDESVSRTGYNESDLMSYEAKSVKFGGSLNYRPWGNDRLEIIWNTKFGIGNTIYQGTNRYNIKDFFMEQHKLELKGKNFFVRGYVTNEDAGNSYDSRFAAININRYWKDDNTWFGQYTGAFVQGTLGGLNAEEAHAVARQTAEAGRLLPGTAGFKAAFDQVTADPSLVTGAKFQDNTKYYHADGNLNLQDYIDWAEFQVGGSYRLYSLNSSGSIFTDYDGPIKYNEYGVYTQVQKKFLEEDRLKVTASIRYDKAQNFEGNFSPRISFAYAGGENKNQNFRASFQTGFRNPSTQDQYIGLNAGRAYLVGSAPDNLDRYSTQSLIVSGTGQNFTGSGTTTVSGRSAYENAFSAISVQNFAAGKIAAPIAAEVALVKPERVTAFEVGYRGIVNTGDTKRITVDLSVYYNQYEDFIANKNVVVPFYGDVAFTQTAPVGPGGSLVPLSLVALGSGDFVAFQTYTNSAADINSYGATIGLNTKVFDDFNLGLNYTYAKFDFDQSSDPDFEAGFNTPEHKVKLQFGKTDLFKNFGFNINARWQDEYRWESTFLDATIASRTVLDAQINYSVPTWKSVFKLGGANLTGKEYLSAPGVGAIGSQYYLSWTINN; from the coding sequence ATGATAAAAAAACTTATACTTCTTGCGTTTATAGCTTTTAGTAGTGTAGCCATGGTTGGTCAAACCACGGTTACAGGTACTGTTACCGATGCTAAAACAGGCGAAACAATTCCCGGTGCAAACATTAAAATTTCTAGAAAAGCTTTAGGAACAACCACAGATTTTGATGGGAAATTTGTATTGGACGTTTCAGACAACCCACCATTTACTTTAGAAATCTCTGTTTTAGGGTTTCATGTAGAAAAAGTTGAGATTACAAAAAACAATCAAAAAGTAATGGTTAGCTTGGTAGAAAATGAAACCTCTTTAGATGAAATTGTAGTTTCTGCTTCTAGAACACCAGAACGTGTTATGGAATCTCCTGTTACCATTGAAAGAATGGATAGTAGAGCTATTAAAAACACTTCTGCACCCTCTTTTTATGACGGATTAGAGAATTTAAAAGGAGTAGATGTAAATACCAATAGTTTAACGTTTAAATCTGTAAACACGCGTGGTTTTGCTACTTTTTCAAACACGCGTTTTATGCAGTTGGTAGACGGAATGGATAATTCATCTCCAGCATTAAATTTTGCATTGGGTAATTTACTTGGTATGTCTGAACTAGACGTAAACACGGTAGAATTATTACCAGGAGCTTCTTCTGCTTTGTATGGTGCAAACGCATTTAATGGTATTATGTTTATGACAAGTAAAAACCCTTTTGATGATCAGGGAATTAGTGTTTCTTTAAAAGGAGGAATTACAAGTCAAGAAGCAGCAGGAGACAATGAGTTTTATGATTTTAATATTAGAATGGCGCATGCTTTTTCTGATAAGTTTGCAGCAAAAGCTACATTATCTTATTTAAAAGGAGAAGAGTGGCATGCAACAGATTATAGAAATACAAAAGATGGAGTGTATGTTTCTGGAGATAGAGATTCTGATAGAAATTATGATGGTTTAAATGTTTATGGAGATGAGGTTTCTACAAACTTAAGAGGTGTAGCGCAGACATTAGAAGGTTTAGGTATTTTACCAGCTGGAGCTTCTGCTTTATTACCTGATGAAAGTGTAAGTAGAACAGGGTACAACGAAAGTGATTTAATGTCTTATGAAGCAAAAAGTGTAAAATTTGGAGGATCATTAAATTATCGCCCTTGGGGTAATGATCGTTTAGAAATTATTTGGAACACTAAATTTGGTATTGGAAATACCATTTATCAAGGTACTAATAGATACAATATTAAGGACTTCTTTATGGAGCAACATAAATTAGAACTTAAAGGTAAAAATTTCTTTGTTAGAGGTTACGTAACAAATGAAGATGCTGGTAACTCTTATGATTCTCGTTTTGCAGCTATTAATATTAATAGATATTGGAAAGATGATAATACTTGGTTTGGTCAATATACTGGCGCTTTTGTACAAGGAACATTAGGTGGTTTAAATGCAGAAGAAGCACATGCAGTTGCAAGACAAACAGCAGAAGCAGGTAGATTATTACCTGGTACAGCAGGATTTAAAGCTGCTTTTGATCAAGTTACAGCAGACCCAAGTTTAGTTACAGGGGCTAAATTTCAAGACAATACAAAATATTACCATGCAGATGGTAACCTTAACTTGCAAGATTATATAGATTGGGCAGAGTTTCAAGTAGGTGGTTCTTATAGATTATATTCTTTAAATTCTAGCGGAAGTATTTTTACAGATTATGATGGTCCTATAAAGTACAATGAATATGGTGTGTACACACAAGTACAAAAGAAGTTTTTAGAAGAAGATCGTTTAAAAGTAACTGCCTCTATTCGTTATGACAAAGCACAAAACTTTGAAGGTAATTTTTCTCCAAGAATTTCATTTGCGTATGCAGGTGGAGAAAATAAAAATCAAAATTTTAGAGCTTCTTTTCAAACAGGTTTTAGAAACCCATCTACACAAGACCAATACATTGGTTTAAATGCAGGAAGAGCTTATTTAGTAGGTTCTGCTCCAGATAATTTAGATAGATATTCTACTCAATCATTAATTGTTAGTGGAACAGGACAAAACTTTACCGGTTCTGGTACTACTACTGTGTCTGGTAGATCTGCATATGAGAATGCTTTTTCTGCAATTTCTGTTCAGAATTTTGCTGCAGGTAAAATTGCTGCTCCTATTGCTGCTGAGGTAGCTTTAGTAAAGCCAGAAAGAGTAACCGCTTTTGAAGTTGGTTATAGAGGTATTGTTAACACAGGCGATACGAAAAGAATTACGGTAGATTTAAGTGTGTATTACAATCAATATGAAGACTTTATTGCAAATAAAAATGTGGTAGTTCCTTTTTATGGTGATGTTGCTTTTACACAAACAGCACCTGTTGGACCAGGTGGATCTTTAGTTCCGTTGTCTTTAGTTGCTTTAGGGAGTGGAGATTTTGTAGCATTTCAGACCTACACAAACTCTGCAGCAGATATTAATTCTTACGGTGCAACAATTGGTTTAAATACTAAGGTATTTGATGATTTTAACTTAGGTTTAAATTACACGTATGCTAAATTTGATTTTGATCAATCTTCTGATCCTGATTTTGAAGCAGGTTTTAATACACCAGAACACAAAGTAAAATTACAATTTGGAAAAACAGATTTATTTAAAAACTTTGGTTTTAATATCAATGCAAGATGGCAAGATGAATATAGATGGGAATCTACTTTCTTAGACGCAACTATTGCTTCTAGAACTGTATTAGATGCGCAAATTAACTACAGTGTTCCTACTTGGAAATCTGTATTTAAATTAGGAGGTGCAAATTTAACAGGTAAAGAATATTTAAGTGCGCCTGGTGTTGGTGCAATTGGATCTCAATACTACCTTTCTTGGACAATTAATAACTAA
- a CDS encoding G-D-S-L family lipolytic protein — MKNYKYIGLFLLTLGFISCDVNNDLDTIQEEIAAEVQLNVNGLDFSKYVSIGASFTAGFTDGALFKAAQENSFPNILAKKFGTDFNQPLMNDNIGGLLYSGNVIQGPRLFFNGAGPESLTAMPTTEVTSSVSGNLNNFGIPGAKSFHLLAPGYGNSAGVIPGLANPYFARMASSSSATVLGDAMAQAPTFFTLSEIGGNDVLGYALSGGSGVDQSPSAINPTGNLDPATYGSNDITNPLVFANVFNGMVATLTSGGAKGVVANLPYITTLAHFTTVPYNPLDPNDAETGPTLKAQIPLLNSVFGAVNQIYVGAGEPERSIVFSTTETNPVVVYDEDATDLTVAIATALGASPTFVPFVESLGLPAAAAPLVAGLLGQQYGKARSATSNDLFVLPSSTVIGKVNMTAAGTLITQSGGLLPATLAGQFSAEGITLPLADKWVLTPQEQLAIKTATDAYNTVIEDAVASNDNIAMVDFKGILQEASTGVVFDGYTMTTSLVTGGLVSLDGVHLTARGYALMANKILAAMDTKFGSNFTTATNGLAKAGDFPTNYSPLLQ; from the coding sequence ATGAAAAATTATAAATATATAGGATTGTTTCTTTTAACTCTTGGTTTTATATCTTGTGATGTAAACAATGATTTAGATACAATTCAAGAAGAAATAGCAGCAGAAGTTCAATTAAATGTAAATGGTTTAGATTTCTCTAAATATGTTTCTATAGGAGCTTCTTTTACTGCAGGTTTTACAGATGGAGCTTTGTTTAAAGCAGCCCAAGAAAACTCTTTTCCTAATATTCTAGCTAAAAAGTTTGGCACTGATTTTAATCAACCTTTAATGAATGATAATATTGGTGGGTTGTTATATTCAGGAAATGTAATACAAGGACCAAGATTATTTTTTAATGGTGCTGGTCCAGAATCTTTAACAGCAATGCCAACTACAGAAGTTACTTCTTCTGTAAGCGGAAACTTAAATAACTTTGGTATTCCAGGTGCAAAAAGCTTTCATTTATTAGCGCCAGGTTATGGTAATTCTGCAGGCGTTATTCCAGGTTTAGCAAATCCTTATTTTGCAAGAATGGCATCTTCATCTTCAGCAACTGTTTTAGGTGATGCTATGGCACAGGCACCAACTTTTTTCACATTATCAGAAATTGGTGGTAATGATGTTTTAGGATATGCACTTTCTGGAGGTTCTGGAGTAGATCAATCTCCTTCAGCAATAAATCCAACAGGAAATTTAGATCCTGCTACATATGGAAGTAATGATATTACAAACCCTTTAGTTTTTGCAAATGTTTTTAACGGCATGGTTGCTACCTTAACATCCGGAGGAGCAAAAGGAGTGGTTGCTAATCTGCCTTATATTACAACATTAGCACATTTTACAACGGTGCCTTATAACCCTTTAGATCCTAATGATGCAGAAACAGGACCAACTTTAAAAGCTCAAATACCTTTATTAAACTCTGTATTTGGTGCTGTTAATCAGATATATGTAGGTGCTGGAGAGCCAGAGCGTTCTATTGTCTTTTCTACAACAGAAACAAACCCTGTGGTTGTGTATGATGAAGATGCAACAGATCTAACTGTGGCAATTGCTACAGCTTTAGGAGCAAGCCCAACTTTTGTACCTTTTGTAGAGTCTTTAGGTTTACCTGCAGCAGCTGCACCTTTGGTAGCTGGCTTATTAGGACAACAATATGGAAAAGCAAGGTCTGCTACTTCTAATGATTTATTTGTTTTACCAAGTAGTACGGTTATTGGAAAAGTAAATATGACTGCAGCTGGGACTTTGATTACTCAAAGTGGTGGACTTTTACCAGCAACTTTAGCGGGTCAGTTTTCTGCAGAAGGAATTACACTTCCATTAGCAGATAAATGGGTGCTTACACCACAAGAACAATTAGCAATTAAAACGGCTACAGATGCTTATAATACAGTAATAGAAGATGCTGTTGCTTCTAATGATAACATTGCAATGGTAGATTTTAAAGGTATTTTACAAGAAGCTTCTACAGGAGTTGTTTTTGATGGTTATACTATGACTACAAGTTTAGTTACTGGTGGCTTAGTAAGTTTAGACGGAGTTCATTTAACTGCTAGAGGGTATGCCTTAATGGCTAATAAAATTTTAGCTGCTATGGACACTAAATTTGGATCTAACTTTACAACCGCTACAAATGGTTTAGCGAAAGCAGGGGATTTTCCAACAAATTATTCACCGCTTTTACAATAA
- a CDS encoding bifunctional riboflavin kinase/FAD synthetase — translation MNTIQNISNFSTSEKTYVTIGTFDGVHFGHQKIIDKLVLEAKKANRKSVLLTFFPHPRMVLQKDATIELINTIEERAELLKKTGLDYLIIHPFSKDFSRMTALEFVRDILVNKLNISKLIIGYDHHFGKNREGNIVQLTEYSHLYDFIVEEIPAQDIDDVSVSSTKVRHALATGNLKTANNYLGYNFMLSGTVVNGKQLGGKIGYPTANIDVKESYKLVPKTGVYVVKSTIDNNTVFGMMNIGSRPTVDGTYQTIEVHFFDFNQDLYNQYLTIELLYFLRDEEKFSSIDALIVQIKKDEKTARDYIKNKL, via the coding sequence TTGAATACAATTCAGAATATTTCTAATTTTTCTACTTCAGAAAAAACCTACGTTACCATTGGTACTTTTGATGGGGTACATTTTGGGCATCAAAAAATTATTGATAAACTTGTTTTAGAGGCTAAAAAAGCAAATAGAAAATCTGTTTTACTTACCTTTTTTCCGCATCCAAGAATGGTGTTGCAAAAAGACGCCACTATAGAGTTGATTAATACAATTGAAGAACGTGCCGAATTACTTAAAAAAACAGGCTTAGATTACTTAATCATTCATCCTTTTAGTAAAGATTTTTCTAGAATGACGGCACTTGAGTTTGTTCGTGATATTTTGGTGAATAAGCTTAATATTTCTAAATTAATTATTGGCTACGACCATCATTTTGGTAAAAATAGAGAAGGAAATATTGTTCAGCTTACTGAATATAGTCATTTATATGATTTTATTGTAGAAGAAATTCCAGCACAAGATATCGATGATGTTTCTGTAAGTTCTACCAAAGTAAGACACGCTTTAGCAACTGGAAACTTAAAAACTGCCAACAATTATTTAGGCTATAATTTTATGTTAAGCGGTACTGTTGTAAACGGGAAACAGTTAGGTGGAAAAATCGGTTATCCTACAGCAAATATTGATGTAAAAGAATCGTATAAATTAGTTCCTAAAACAGGCGTTTATGTAGTAAAATCTACCATAGACAATAACACCGTTTTTGGAATGATGAATATTGGTAGCAGACCAACTGTAGATGGAACTTACCAAACTATTGAAGTGCATTTTTTTGATTTTAACCAAGATTTATACAACCAATATCTTACAATAGAATTGCTTTATTTTTTACGTGATGAAGAAAAATTTAGTTCTATTGATGCTTTAATTGTTCAGATTAAAAAAGATGAGAAAACTGCTAGAGACTATATTAAGAATAAGCTTTAA
- the serS gene encoding serine--tRNA ligase — protein sequence MLQVQFIRDNKETVLAGLAKRNFANAATIIEQVLTADENRRATQVELDNTLAESNKLSKEIGGFFKSGEVQKANLLKEKTVQLKEKSKELGENFNDFAEELQTLLYQIPNIPHASVKAGTSEEDNENIFSEGTIPDLGENALPHWELAKKYDIIDFELGNKITGAGFPVYKGKGARLQRALINYFLDKNTKAGYTEVQVPHLVNTESATATGQLPDKDGQMYHSTVDDLYLIPTAEIPITNMFRGNLMQETEFPITVTGYTPCFRREAGSYGAHVRGLNRLHQFDKVEIVRIEHPDNSYNALNEMVEHIKDILRDLKLPYRILRLCGGDTGFTSALTFDFEVFSTAQDRWLEISSASNFESFQANRLKLRFKNKEGKSELAHTLNGSSLALPRVLAGILENYQTADGIKIPDALVPYCGFDIID from the coding sequence ATGTTACAAGTACAATTTATTAGAGACAATAAGGAAACGGTTTTAGCAGGTTTAGCTAAACGTAATTTTGCCAATGCAGCAACTATTATTGAACAAGTTTTAACTGCCGATGAAAATAGAAGGGCTACTCAGGTTGAGTTAGATAATACTTTGGCAGAATCTAATAAATTATCGAAAGAAATTGGTGGATTTTTCAAATCTGGAGAAGTACAAAAAGCAAATCTTTTAAAAGAAAAAACAGTTCAGTTAAAAGAAAAATCTAAAGAGCTTGGTGAAAATTTTAATGATTTTGCAGAAGAATTACAAACGCTTTTATACCAGATTCCGAATATTCCACATGCTTCTGTAAAAGCAGGAACTTCTGAAGAAGATAATGAGAACATTTTTAGTGAAGGTACCATTCCGGATTTAGGAGAAAATGCATTACCTCATTGGGAATTAGCTAAGAAATACGATATTATAGATTTCGAATTAGGAAATAAAATCACCGGTGCTGGTTTTCCGGTTTATAAAGGAAAAGGTGCAAGATTACAACGTGCTTTAATCAATTATTTTTTAGATAAAAACACAAAAGCAGGTTATACAGAAGTGCAAGTGCCACATTTGGTAAATACAGAATCTGCAACTGCAACGGGGCAATTGCCAGATAAAGACGGACAAATGTATCATTCTACAGTAGATGATTTATATTTAATTCCTACTGCAGAAATTCCTATTACCAATATGTTTCGTGGTAATTTAATGCAAGAAACAGAGTTCCCTATAACAGTTACAGGTTACACGCCTTGTTTTAGACGTGAAGCTGGTAGTTATGGTGCACACGTTCGTGGACTAAATAGATTACACCAGTTTGATAAAGTAGAGATTGTAAGAATTGAGCATCCAGATAATTCTTATAATGCTTTAAACGAAATGGTAGAGCATATTAAAGATATTTTAAGAGACTTAAAATTACCTTATAGAATTTTACGTTTGTGCGGTGGTGATACTGGTTTTACCTCTGCCCTAACATTCGATTTTGAAGTGTTTTCTACAGCGCAAGATAGATGGTTAGAAATTAGTTCTGCCTCTAACTTTGAATCTTTTCAGGCTAATAGATTAAAACTTCGTTTTAAAAATAAAGAAGGAAAAAGCGAATTAGCGCATACCTTAAACGGAAGTTCTTTGGCTTTACCACGTGTATTAGCAGGAATCTTAGAGAACTACCAAACAGCAGACGGAATTAAAATACCAGATGCTTTGGTACCTTATTGCGGCTTTGATATTATAGATTAA